A window of Metopolophium dirhodum isolate CAU chromosome 6, ASM1992520v1, whole genome shotgun sequence genomic DNA:
ataatacctAACCGTTACGACTAATGAAGCAGTAGGTATACTTCTTTGTAATACCTACAGCTTagcttatataggtacctactgtgtacatttgaattattattatatctattaaaaattaaaaatcgagtAATGTTGAACAATTTATTCTTCTTAATTTTGATGAGTTGCAATATTTCATAACCACCCCTAAAAAATATAACGCATGCCCATTGAATACTTAATAGCGTGtagtagttaatatttattagtcgTAACTTCTTAAGTTTCGTCACCATTTTTCAACAGTCTCTTTAaaagtaaacattataataatataatctatgtttTGCTTTGTGTTAAGACTAAGTTTCAACAGTTTCATATCACGTATAAGGTActagtgtattttaatattttacatgttagTTTTTCACTagaaacatattaaaatttaatcataaCAGTTTTGcagattttacaaattgtcTTTGAGCTAGTTTTATTTTGAGTAGGTACGTACAAGAAAACCTAAACGTGTTTTACGCCCAGAACAGGTCACTGGTTTTGTGATTGGTTGCAGACAGCTTCAGTGGATAATACGTGAAGTTtagattgtaattttaaatacttataaacgcATTGATTATCGGATGAAAGGTAAACTGACTCGCTGGTAAACAAATAAATCATGCGTGTTAAATTGACAACtttcaaaattgataaattaaaaatctacttTCAATGTTAAAATTGCATTTGTTTGACAAAAAAGCGGCATAAAAAAtcatacacatttaatattttatttactattaatatcatattgataCTACAAACAcctatttcattaaaatcaatgttttttgaaaagtacaaaatacattatatcatataacCGTAAACGACTACAACAAAAGGCCACGCGCAGTAAAAAAATGGCcaaaagtgtacctatataatattttatgcataatacCATGGTGAGAAAAATGTCTCTCTTACCACTCGATAAATGATGATGTGCTTTAAATAATACTGACGTCGGTGgtccgttttatttatttttttcagcatATAACGCACAACGGCCATGTCACTGCAGAACAACCTGTatgacgacggcggcggcggcggaagcAAGAGTGGTCAGCTGAACTTGACTGCGGAAAATGCGTGGGACAATGACTTCATAATGCCCAAACGGGATCCTCTGTACATAGTCGTGCCCATGACCATCATGTACTCTGTGATATTCGTGACGGGCGTCATAGGCAACTCGATCACCTGCATGGTGATAGCCAAACACAAATACATGCACACGGCCACCAATTACTATTTGTTCAGTTTGGCCGTGTCCGATCTCATACTACTGGTGTCTGGGTTACCGCAGGAAATGTGGTCCATTTGGTCCAGGTGAGTGACTGATGATAACGTCGAGcacaaagtttaaaaataaataaacatatctaTATTGCGTTAGGGATAAAATAGGTAAATCTAATATAAGTTTAATGAAGTTATTAGGTTTTCACGTTTGGTaaaaccttatattattatataaacgagAATTTATAAAGTACTTACGTTTTTTTTCTCATGCCACCACCCAATTACAAATATTCTGGTAGAATTGTGATCAACCGTGTTGAcgtgaaaattattttcaaccatTTATCCTGCCGGTTTCTAGCCTATAACGTGGTCAAACTTTATAGATCGGTATTATGGGTACCAGCTATAGCTATTGAGTCTTAAACAGGCGACGGTATTAAATAACATCTGATCCTGCAGGTTTTGGCACAAAGGCGGTGGCggagtatatatgtatacatattatttacaatatgtaaggtgtgggtgggtgggtatgGACGAGGGCGGAGATGTTCAGAGCGAGGtccgtttttaattaatacttttgCATAGCCGAAGTGCGTCCACGGTCcgcaatcaaatattttaagagaCAGGTCCGACgattgactattataatattatagcacaaACGATTCGTTTGAaacaaacgatattatattcatagtatttacacagaatataataatggtatttaCAACAACGGTCGTATGGTGAGGACTGGGGAATGGTGGGGATAAAGCTTTTTATTTCAACTTTGATAATACTACAGAGCATGACTGGATCTCATTCACGGTCAATAATGATTGTGAGTAGTGAGTGAGCTGATGTGCGAAGCAATGCCATAATAAACAAAACGTACAGTAACAACACGTtatgtttttagtttaaaaaattttcaataaatctaaaaatgatcTTTTTTCTCGGGACGCACTCGGGACATTATATAAGTGTAATTTTAGCACCCACGAGGATCCTGTAaagtgtataatacatttaatacagtTAATTGTTGTGTCACGTTTCTGACGGAAACCTGTTAAAAACtacctaccccccccccccttcatttatacactacattataatattacataatccGTGTTGCCGTGTTGTTGATATTTATCTCGAATTCTATGAGCGACTAGACTTTGGATAAAACGTTACGTTATTACAAATCAGCAGTCACTCGGATGGAAATTATCAGTTATTACGTGTGTCATGATTCTTCGAACGTGAACGATAAAGCGATTCGTGTATGCCATATACCacagatgtataatatattaactacgCAGAGCCGTCTTTGTATTATAAACTTTGTAATGCCGTATTGAAATGCGTTATCAAAGAGATGtatgtttacaaaatttatatGAATGCAACATTACGTCTGCTATACGTAtactgacataataatatacctatacagttataggtatataatatattatacatattatcacacatattattttacctcATTGATAACACACTGTACGCATGTTAGTATGTTACCACgaagcagggcttgaaaccgattgaaataatttcggtttcggtttcaatttttcaataccggtattaggaaatttctgtttcgattttgtatactggttttgaaattttacgatttcggtttcaacttaacaataccggtattaagaaatttcggtttcggtttcggtttcggttttgtgTACCGGTTTCCAATGTTCTTTTGcgaataatgaaatggttatcgacattttaatcatgatctcaattttattatgagtattaattatgcgtattaatagaatttacgtatttaaaaacacgtaaattaaaagaaaaaaataacgatttccaatttttcagattttggttttgaatttaataccggtatctaatttttttcggtttcggttttaaactataataccagtatccaattttttccggttttggttttgactttaataccggtatctatccatttttttcggtttcggttttaaaacgatttataccggtttctgaaatcggttttgaaaaCGTTTTCAAGTCCTGCCACGAAGACggctgtgtatatatatatatataaataatggttAGTGgtgcagtaaaatataatattttcattcgaCTCGTCGAAAAACCAATTAACTGCGTATTAGGCTTTATATGTGACACATCTAGTGGCTCAATTTCAAACTTTACctccaataatattatcatatttcttATTGACGTAATTGTATTTAAGATGAAACGTTTGGGATGGATTACATATTGAAACACTAAAATACTAGGAAGATACAGTTACAACAGGGACCATGAAATCTCAGTCTTATAGTATTGATTAATGCGTGatacctaaattaaatatattatatcatataaatctaatttattgtatttataattgtaataatattatgttccatgCCATCACTaaagacaataatttatttcacagGGAGGTGGGCAAATAGGTGCAGTTCTCCCTTCACTTTTtccattattcaattataacatTTACTCGTTTCTCTCGGGGGGTTCAATTCGAGATTTTTGTTCAGAATGAGATTTTCTTTTTAACTTGTTTgcttgaaattatatttttttgggagGGAAAAATTACgattgttacaaaataaaaattgattgcgCTCCCCTCGATAATTTCTTGTTGCCCTTGGCCGTATATAATCGAGGACtgaagaattataatttatagtacacTGTCTTATTGTGTATGGCAATCATGTGCAGTAATcgttaaactattataaattgatacagTTCAGTATATTTTGCCATAATACGCTATAACTGGTGGTTTGCAGTTTgacagtttaaactttaaactgtCGATATATCTGTGGTATATTTTACATGGTTATCAATTTCTACATTCAAACAATAAACGCACTTCATCTGACGACGataaacttttttgaaaaaatatttagccaGCGACAGGTGGAGAACCGAAACAAAATATTCTGCTCGAAATATAAACAcgaatcaataatataatattcaagtgTCAGCCTAGGCGGTTAATCTGCAATAACTCGTAAACAATAAACGCGTTGATAATTATTTGCAGATATCCATATGTATTCGGCGAAATATTTTGTCAGCTCCGAGGTCTGTTTTCCGAAATGTCTGCCAATGCAACCGTACTTACCATAACCGCGTTCACGGCGGAGCGGTACGTGGCTATTTGCCACCCATTCATGGCGCAGAGCATGTCAAAACTTTCAAGAGCAGTAAAACTTATCATCATCATATGGCTGGTCGCTGTGTTGTTTGCTATACCCCAGGTGAGTCCCAGCTGAGActtaatacctattatgatatcataatataacattttacacCGATTGATAAGAACGCGGGAGCACGATAGAcgtcagtattataataatgaaaataataataacaataataataataataataataatagatgtttatttagtaaataaataaatgtataacaccCCAAAGGGCAAGAGTACCGtaagtgaaaaacaaaattatttcatgttagttaaattaacatttaaagagACTAACTGAACACATATATCGAAtgcaaattatacattaaatatttaaattataaatacaaatttttagcTTAGAacagaaatcgaaaaaaatttaaactatatgaATTTGATTACACAATATTGGTAGGCAACACACCGGACTATTTgtaaagtacctaattatttttagaatgaaaGGATAAATCGGCTGACAGGATGATACATATAGATCATGACCTTGATTAACAGAGTTGAAAGATATACCTACCACTTATGACTTATATTACACATTAGACcggttaaattaaacaaaaacatatttaaatcacCATACAGAAAATGATCAATTTAATTCAATCATGTTGCAGGGAATTTATATCGTTTGTAGAATGGATTggcataaatattttcatatcgtccacaaatattaaaaacccaCAAGttgtaaatcatttatttaggtaatatttataaataaaataggggGGAGAGccacctataatatatagaaatgtacaagaaaataatcaatatatacgAATATACAATCAATGACAATAATcttgaataaattacaaaaattacatcTACAGTTTGAAAATGAACTACGTACTATAGTGTCTTTCCCCGAAAGTATTATATCCAAAAtctatacatgttatataatattaattattgcacAGTTAAaatcatcattaaaaaaaaaacggaatttCTTGTACtagaaaacaattttctttaatgcttccatattatattatgctgttaGCATTCGTCAGTCACAAggaattaatttagaaaaagaTTATTGGCGATGCTCAATGCTCAATTCCAATTAGGATACGTGGCACAGTCACGTATGTAAAGACGATATGTGCGGGTAATTTTCGAAGCCTTCGTCTGATCGCGGTTAAGAATCAACCGAAATACTGCAGCTATGGTTGTGCGAAAGAATGAACTGCAATGCTTgtggaatttataaaatattaactcaaaTTTATCTGGTcgaaatacatatttatttattttttagtagatCACTTTAGTGGACTAACTTTTTTAGTCATATTTCATCACCCCtctttgttatttttgtaatatacccTTCTCTGGCTAAGGTTGACAGTATCGTCTttagtatttaaacattattacaacATTCACTATTGTTGTTGTATTTGATCTCTAATTTTCCCAGATAATCGTTGTATGCCCTTATTATTATAAGCCTACAAAGTTTGAGGAAAATCCCTTTgggtttataattaattgtcgTCGGTATCTAATAGGTGGATCATTTCAACGCACAGCGCGTTGTTTATCCGTTTATTCTGCAAGTTTCTTCCACATAAAAACACAACAGATGGGTCAATTATGTAGGTTGATAGTTCTATCATTTGtctaatatataacattacgaTTAAATCTGCGAGCTGATTTAACGGGCactatatatcattttataattgtacGGGTGTTTCGTTCGTAAATttgtaagattttattttatttaatataacatgtttgtgttgtaaaaaataatacatcgtaaaatgaaaatctttctcactatataaaaaattgcaACATTGTGCTCAAAAACaaagtctaaaatattattatatgttgtatattttgagtacctacatacctattttttccactaatttgtattaatatactcGTAaagacttttaaaattaaattatatattttatatacttcaCAGTTCACACAAACTtatccaatattttaattacgaaagtaCACAATTTTTCTTGATCCAGAATGGAAAAATATTGGTTGGTACTTTTAAGATACGtcattttgttgttttaaacaaataacttCACCtaccaaaaaatatgtttaactgtcaaaaacatttattttagaacgattcaaaaaaattaatcaaaccCACTTCCCACATTCTTATGTATTTGTTTGTCAATTGTCATTTATGACTAGTGactaacattttacatttacacaaaacatattaattcAAGCTACAGTCGCTGTACACGACAATATTTTGAACACTTTATGTAGAGgcaatgtattataatcaaattttgtTATCATTGTGTTCACTTTTAATTATCAGTACATTTCTAAGTATCCTTACTTAAGTCTTAAATTGAGGCTGTTGAAAGCTAACCATTTTTTAGGAGTCGGATTtaggcaatattatatatacaccatGAATGATGTGTGACTGTGTGTGTAATGACTATAGTGACTGATGATTAGTGTGCGTAAGTTCCTCGAACGCTTTAAgtaattaaagataaactaCGACCAATATTCTTGGAAATCCGTTCGTACCGCAGTCACAAGTCACTATATTTTGCAATCAAAAAAGTTTCAATATGAAAGCCTCAATAAGCAGAAGAAAAGTTCATCGAGTACCAAAAGCCTGATTTTAATATAtgtgaaaacatatttaaattacttatccTCTTTTCCATGTTACGTAGGAAATGGATTTttgatttgttgtattttttaataagtataatagtaccaaattaattttctttttttatttcgaaattCCTTTTactttatgttaaaataaattaatttcctaCAAAGCACAaagaaaaagcaaaaaaaattaaaattggaagttcattttttttctactcaTTGTTctaaatacacaaaaaaaatgacCAACTTTCAACAGCCTCATTTATTTCACagttccaataatttattttattttaatttattccaaTTTTTAGTAAActcagaaatatttttttcttaaaataacaacatatttttacatttaagcaATTGATTCaagtaaactaatattatatttgttaaacaCATGGAATATGGAACTATATAGAAATAGTTACAGTTTTAATTCACTAGGTTTTGTTACGTCCATTTTAAACTAAACGATTAACCATGAACACTACATTAAACTTTGTAAGATCtcaacgaaatattattttattggtggtATTGATATGACCATTGGTTATaattactagtatttataatcaataatatagtctataggtcttaacttaaaaaatgtataaatcatatatattaattatacatcaaaattcaaaataaaacttaaacccatttatttatttttatttttgcaaacaataaacatttcaaCTGCTATCATTAAATATCTATACTGAtttaagaaaatgtaataaGAAACTATGTGGAGCTTTTTATGACATAATTTAACGTATTCATTTCAGAAATTTTAATTCAGAAAAACACCATTTTATgtaccaatttaatttaattccatatactatattataacataataacaccTTTTTGCGTTCAACATTTTATTCGAATTAAAAAACACAGATTTTTTGATTACctacatgttttaaaatatgttccaTTGCAATACTCATTACTCTTATTGCGGTATAATCTTTACGATTTTCTATcgaaacttatttttaaaaatattttttgcaactGACATTTCCGGTTTTAGTACACTTTTGTCAATATGAATgctgaaaatacaataatacaaatacaatcgTATCATCTGCAttcatttatgtaaaataaatgactTTATAAGAAGCATTCACCTGATATTgatttaaagattattattgtattgattcactttttttttttagtcaagaTTAATTAAGTTGTCGACTTACCATGTTTCGACAGTTCGATACCTGTCTGCAGagacttacaaataaaaattaaagtttcttattcattaacatactGTTAATTGcttgaaaatatgtatgatGTAATCCACATTCTATATAATGGCCGTGTTCTACTGATACTCAATTATTAGCTATAATCgacttaaaaataccaaaaacctcagtttaatttgtttattttttaactcgaGTGAGgctaaattcaaaaatgtgggacgggaaaaaataacaatagtcCGTTCATTCCTACTAAAATCCGTCGAAACGTCAAATCCTCAGGCGTTGCAATTCACCGTCACGTCGTGGAACGGTTCGTCGGAACTGAGGCAGTGCAATATCCGGAGCATACCTCTGATGGACACGGACATCGAACTGTCAACCGTGTCGTTCACGCTGTCCACGCTGCTGTTTTTCTTGCTGCCAATGACAGTGATCACTGTACTTTACGCACTCATCGGGCTCCGACTCCGGCGCTCCGACAAGTTGAAACGCACCATCACGGTACGATCGACCCACGGCGAGAAAAAAATGTCGTCGCCCGAGTACAGGGCCAACTCGTCGCCGAAAGTCCTCAAAATGCTCGGTAAGTAATATAccgatacatattatacctttagtacctactacaaatttattttatgttatacacttataatacatttattagataTAACTATACAAGTATGAGCTACCTGTATTTGTCTTTTTGTTGTGTTGTCATTTGTctctatataaaatacttttagattataatattatctagattgCAACGCGCAATGATCTAAggattatatctatataatatataaaaaagacaaaaaaatgtttgcaccTTATTCcgttatgcattcctaaaccgttcatcaatattgcgatgaaatttggtacagagatagattagaccacggggaagaagataggctacaATTTTACCGCGAAAAAGGTAAATAAGGGGTCTAGCCCGGGGAGGTTTTCAAACGAGGGATTTAAACAAGTCTCGAATTCGAACCACGGTTTCggaaaacaaatttttagcattatttttacattgttttttcaggacatttttgtttataaattgatgcttttggttttaataataataataattataataataataataattattatgattattaattgcattgttttttctttttttaatttttaatttttattctttatctatacatacgaatgtttgttttttttttttatattaatcggATTTTTgtacagttaggttaggttaggattgtgtattaattgattgtatcactttgatactttaaagttaaattgttcACTTACGTAAGCACCACGTGGGGTCt
This region includes:
- the LOC132946887 gene encoding pyrokinin-1 receptor-like isoform X2; translation: MSLQNNLYDDGGGGGSKSGQLNLTAENAWDNDFIMPKRDPLYIVVPMTIMYSVIFVTGVIGNSITCMVIAKHKYMHTATNYYLFSLAVSDLILLVSGLPQEMWSIWSRYPYVFGEIFCQLRGLFSEMSANATVLTITAFTAERYVAICHPFMAQSMSKLSRAVKLIIIIWLVAVLFAIPQALQFTVTSWNGSSELRQCNIRSIPLMDTDIELSTVSFTLSTLLFFLLPMTVITVLYALIGLRLRRSDKLKRTITVRSTHGEKKMSSPEYRANSSPKVLKMLVAVVVAFFICWAPFHAQRLIAIFGSSHASSGNLDAEDIPFLHQLYGISTYISGVLYYVSTTINPILYHIMSLKFRGAFKCFLLCTDRKRCYGVVAATAAAVVMTDGPEAVNGVRHGGRGGGCAATRPNRRPTTADQSIGACPGGRHRPSSYPPTTTTETATKSFTMAVVITSPAPDSPTAGGER